The Chitinophaga niabensis genome segment GTTCCTGCATTCCCCGGAGGCTCCGGTTCGTAAGTACGTTTGGAGTAAAGATGAATGTCTTTGATAGGCCCTGCCGTCAATATCTCATCTTTCAAACGTTGTTTGGATAAAGCAAGCAGTTTCTGATTCAGTGCTGCAGGAGAGGCGCCGGGCACCAATTCCACATAAGTGAAGTTGTTGTTGCTGCTCCAGTTATTAAGGGTGGAATCTGTTTTGGTAACAAGGGAAAAAGGAATTAACAGATCGAACTTCAGATGAGTGTTCTCGGGAATGTCTTTAAACACACCTGTTACTGTTAGCGTGAATTTGGCTACCTGTAATACTTTTCCAACAGGACTTGTTTTCCCGAAGATCTTTTTCGCTGTATTTTCACTCAGCATAACTTCGTCAGGCCGGGTCAATGCCCTGCTTTTATTTCCTTCAATAAGATCTATATTGAAAAGTGAGAAGTATTGTGAATCTGCTGCATATACCTTGTCTACTATAAACCCTTTTTCGCCGGACTTTACCTCTGTATTTCCCACATGTTCTATCCGGGCATAATTCTTCACTTCAGGCATATCCTTTAACATCGTAGGGCCCAGTACCGGATAAGTTTCACAATCCGTAGTTACATATTCCGCACCATTGTAAATATCCAGCGTTACCCGGTAGATGTTGTCTGCCTTGGTGTGAATATCCTCATAGCTATGCTCAAACCGCACATAATGGATAATAAGGAGGAAAATAGCGGTAGCCAGTGCCAGGCCAGTGATATTAATAGCGCTGTAAACCCTGTCTTTCCAGATATTCCTGTAAGCGATCTTTAGATGGTTTCTGAGCATAGCGGGTTGTTTATGGGAACAGCAGTAACAGGAATTGTGCCATGGGTTAAATTATTGTAAATCAATTATCTGGATAGGAATATCTGTCCGGATACGGACAGGCAATGTCCGCAGATGATCACCACCCCTTTTTCTCCATCCACTTCCGGATTATCCTCAGGTCTCCTGTTGGAATTTCCCTCGTTTCATATTTGAACTTCGTAAGATAATAATGCCCATCCGTTTTATCCATTGTTTCCACCCATGCAAACCGCCCGTCGGCTGCTAATTCAGTAGGCCGGTGATAAGAATAGGAGGAAGTATTCCTAACCGGCAAAAGATACCCTGTTATAACTGTATTTTTCCTGGGCCCATGTTTTATACACCGGTAGCGGATATAGCTTGTATCGCGTATTACAGTATCAGCGATCCGTACAGCGCTGTCCATTACAGCAATATGGCGCATCTGAATACCCAGGGGTTTCAGCGCGAGGTCCTGTGCAGCAGTATCTGGTAAAGCGGCAGCAGAAAAGTTTTTATATGGAACGTATTTCTGCAGTGCAGTATTGATGAAATAGTAGCTGGTGTCGTTGTAGAAGGGCGGTTTTAATTCAGCTGGCGTCTTTATCTTTTTGAAGTCTATCTTTAAAAGGCGCTCTACGATATATTCCTTGTAACATCTCAAATAGAAATCGGCAACAGGTGCACCCGTCCACCTGTCTTTTACAGGGTATACCACGGAAATCTCAACGGTCACCACTGTTTCAGATTGCGCAGCAGCAGCCTGATAAAAGCAGCATAGGAATAGGATTTTTTTGTACATTGGACTAAGATAATAAATTCCACCGCATGAAAATTAGCCGCCTGTTGCTCGGCCTGTGTTTCATTACACAAGCTGCTGCACAAACGCCGGGTAACTATAGCTTTGTCTATACTTCAGCCCCGCAAAATGTTCCTACTGCAAAAGTACCGGATGCCCCCCTGGCAGGTAATGGCGATATCGGCCTCACATTTGGCGGAACGCCCGATCACATGAAACTCTATTTCGGAAAGAATGATTTCTGGCGTGCCTATCCTGTTTACCCTGGTGGAGGTATTGCTTTTCCCGGAGGGCTGGATATAAGGATCAAAGCACTCAGCAATGCTTCCTACTATGCGGAACAGATCCCCACAAAAGGCTCCATTCATGCCGTTTTTGCAAAAGATGATTTAAAAGTAGAAGTGAATACATTAGTCACTGCTATGCACAACACCGTGATCACGGAGATCACTGCCAATAGAACCTGCAAGGTAGAATTAGACCTTTGGGCACCGGAGGGTAATACCGCCGTAGTAAAGAAAGGCCCCGGTTGGGTCTCCCGCTCTTTCTCCAATACCCCCTTACTGGAATGGCCCAGCGAAGTAACATTGAGAATGAAAGTATACGGAGACCAGACGTTACAACCGGGTAAAAAACTAACCATCACTGTTACATTTAACAAAACACCTGAAGAAAATATCGCCGAAATGAAAGCCGCACACCAGCAATGGTGGGATAAATTCTGGCAACGTTCCAGCATACAGATCAACGATACCATGCTGGAAAAATACTACACCAATTCCCAATACCTCTTTGCCGCTTCATCAAGGCCCGGGAAATACGCACCAGGCATCTGGGGCCCTTTCATCACCAAAGATTCTTCCGCATGGGGTGGCGATTATCACCTCAACTATAACTACCAGGCTCCTTACTGGGCAGCCTTTTCTTCCAACTATATAGACCTCACGGATAACTACGATCAACCCCTGCTGGATTACATGGAAAAAGGAAGGTGGCACGCAAAAGACCTCCTGAACATACGTGGCATCTATTTCCCGGTAGGTATCGGACCGGGGGGATTATGCACCACATTATGGCCGCTCACGCCTGATGAAATGGAAGCCCGCTACGGTACACGGGAAAATACTATCGACCATGGTTATAAATTCCTGGGCCAGAAGATCAACGCCGTTTTCGGTGCCGCGAATATGCTGATGCGCTTTTATAGTACTTATGATGAACAGTATGCTGAAAAAGTATACCCTTACCTGTTAGCCTGTGCCGATTTCTGGGAAGACTATCTCAAATTCGAAAATGGCCGTTATGTGATAGAGAATGATCATTACGGAGAAGTAATGCCGAACTTAAAGAACAAAGGGCAGTGGCGGCACATGCTGGGAGATTATAATTCCACCCTTTCACTGGGGCTTGTAAAAATGCTTTTTAAAGGTATGATCAATGTGAGCACTTACCTGCATAAGGATGCAGCCAGGCAGGCTAAATGGCAACACATTCTCACACACCTTAGCCCATTTCCAACACAGGAGGTTGATGGCAGGGTGCGTTTAAAAAGCGTGGAAAAGAGTCCTTCTCCATGGCACAGCGGAGCCATGGGATTAGCCAGGGTTTCCATTCACGGATTAATACTTCCCGGAGAAGTATGCGGCCCGGTAACTGATTCTGCTTTCAACGCCATCTTATTGAGTGATGTATCACATTGGAAAGACAAAATGCAGGAACCCGGCAGCTGGGGCAACACATTCGGTAACGGCATAGAAACCTGTTTTCCCGCAGCCGTACGCGTAGGTTACGATGCAGATGAGATTATTAAACAATTGAAAGCACGTATCTATGCACAATCCAACCGCAATGGCTGGATCACTGCTGCAGGTGGGGGAACGGAAACATTATCTGCCGTACCGCTCACCATCAACGAAATGCTGCTGCAAAGTTATGAAGGCCGCGTTCGCATCTTTCCCAACTGGAATCACAAAAAAGACGCAAAGTTCAACAACCTGCGTGCATATGGCGCTTTTGTGATCAGCAGCAGTTTGAAAGATGGCCGCGTGGAATATGTGAAACTGCAAAGCGAAAAAGGTCGTGACTGTGAGATGGAGAACCCATGGCCCGGTAAAGCAGTGAAACTTACACGCAATAACAAACCTGCATCCTCCACCTTAACAGGCAGGACCTTTACTTTTAAAACCAGTAAGAACGAATCGATTGAACTAAGCCCGCTTGAATAACAAACGCTTATAGCCAAACCAGAGCAGGATGGCTATGATCCATAACGGCCAGAGCTGAAAGAAGAAGATGAAAATACTGCGTGTTACATTCACGCCGGTGCGGAAGGCGGTTGCCGTTTCTGTGCCAAACCCGGCACGCGTAATGCTGGCAGGATTGAGTACGATCTGTACATCAGCTACCTGCGGTTGAAATAACTGAACATTGATGGTAGAATAAGCTACATCTTCCACGATGGCCATGTTGGCGATCTCGCGTTCAATGAAAGCTGTTTTCTTCTGTTCATTGTATTTCCGTACTTCCAGCTCACTGTCTTTTTTAGTGTGCGTGGTTTCCCGTTCATCCTGCACCGCCGCATCATTTTTTAATTCATTGCTCAGGTACTGCAGGGTAACATCACTGTCCCGCAAGGTGCGTTGATCAATGTAACCAGCCATCGCTGTAATGATGTTGAAAACGGAATCAAGATGTGCAACAGGTACTCTTAGAGTGAGTGTAGATACAGGTGTGTAGAGCTGTACCTGTTTAATGGAATCTGCACTGTAGGAGTACTCATGTTGCTCCTGTGCATCGTTACGGAGGACGCTTTCCACTACAATACCATCCACGGACGTCACCAGTTTTTCCAGCTTAATGGTAGCAGCGGTTACATCCTGCACACGGCAATGGATGTCTGCTGTTTTGATCCTTTTGCGGGAAGGTGATAGAAGGTTAGTGGTATCTGCAGCGGCGGCAATCTCGTCCTTCGCTTCGTTGTAGCGGGCCTGTTCACAGGCAAACAAAGTTAACATGGGTATGGCTACCCAATAGATAGAGGAACTGCGCATAGGAAATAGATTTCCTGTTTATACGCAGTCTTTTAAAAAGTAACCTTATTGAAATGTTAAATTCCAAATTCCTTCGCCAGTAATTTAAAAGAAGTGATCCTTTCTTCCGCGTTTTCAGAAATGGTACACAGCACCACTTCATTCACGCCATACTGCGCACAAAGCGTTTCAATCTGTTGCCGCATTCTTTTCGGCGTACCGGAGATCATGCGCCCGCGGTTATAATTGATCCGCAGTTGTTCTTCCGGCATGTATTCCATGTCGGCGATCTCTTCATAAGAAGGGAGAGGGGTATCCCTTCCTCTTTCAATATGCAGGATGCGGTAATCAAATACCGTTTGCCATCTTTCCACTGCTTCCTCATCTTCTGAACAAAAGGCAAAGATGCCGAAGTTAGCTTCCGGTGCTTTGAGCGTAGCAGATGGTTTGAAATGTTTACGGTATTGCGCTACCACTTCAGGCCCGCCGGTAGGATTGATGAATTGTGCAAAGGAAAGCGCAGATCCGAAGTGTGCGGCAAGGCTGGCACTGCCACCGCTGGAAGTGAGCATCCACAATGGAGGAACTGTTTCCGCTTTGGGCATGGCTTTTACCTGCTGATGTTTATCTGTAAGAAAATGCTGCAGGTCCATGATCTGCTGCACGAATTCTGCTTCGCTGAAAGAATTCATGGGGTTCAGTAAACGTGCCGTTACCCTGTCGCCTCCCGGCGCACGGCCAATACCCAGATCAACCCTGCCGGGGAACAAAGCTTCCAGCATCCGGAAGTTCTCTGCTACTTTTAAAGCACTGTGATTGGGAAGCATAATGCCCGCCGCACCCAGCCTGATCTGTTTGGTCTGCCCGCCCAGGAAGCCTAACAGCACTTCCGGCGTTGAGCCTGCTATATTCGCTATATTATGATGTTCCGATACCCAGTACCGGTAATAACCCAGTTCGTCTGCCAGTTTAGCCAGGGCCAGGGTTTCCTGCATGGCATTGGTGGTTGTGCTGCCCAGCCTTACATGAGATTGATCCAGGATACTTAATCTGATCTTTTCCATAAGGATCAAAGGTAGGTACAATGGTACTGTGCAACAAGTAGGTACTTTTTGGTAACCAGTTACCTTGAGTATAGTATTTTTCTTTAGATTTACACAACACACAGTCTGCCAAAATCTACAAATATTATCATGGATAGGGAATTGGTGATACGTATGAAGCAGGGAGATGAAACAGCGTTTACTGCCATTTATCGTCAACTTCATCCTTCATTGTACGTTTATATGCTGCGCTTTTGCAAGATGCCATCGCTTGCGGAAGACCTCGTGCATGATGTATTTCTCAGGATCTGGGAAATAAGGGACCGTATTAACCCGGACCTTCCCTTTATGGGCTACCTCTACCGCATAGCCCGCAACCATACCTTTAAAACCCTTCAGAAGCTCGCTACAGACCGCACATTAAGGGAACAGCTCCTCAATCACATAGCCGCACAGGAATCCGAACAACCGGAACAGCTGGTGAAAGCCAAGGAATACGACCGCCTTTTTCATGAAGCCCTGAACCATATGCCTCCCCAGCGCCTCAATGTTTTCCGCCTTTGCAGGCAGGAGGGCAGAACTTACGACGAAGCTGCTGCCATCCTGGGCATTTCCCGCAATGCCGTTAAGAAACACATGGTACTCAGCATGCGTTTTATCCATGATTATGTATTCCGCTACGGAGATGTAATGATGGCCCTTTACGTGTCCGGAAAAATTATTTTTTAAGCAGGGTACCCTACCCGGGTCTTTTCGGATATTATAGATATGCCACAACAGGAAGAAGACCTTTTACAGCGTTACCTCGAAGGTAAATGTACACCTGAAGAGGTGCTTACATTAATGCAATGGTTAGAGGGAACGGATGCCCACCGTTCCCTGTTACGCCGGATGCAGAGCGAGTTTCAGCGTACCATGGCGGAGCAGCATCAGATATCTCCCGTACAGAGCGATCGTATAGAAGCCCGTTTATTACAGGATATCAGCACGGTAAAGATCGTGAGGATGAAGATCTACCGCCGCTGGATAGCTGCCGCAGCCATCGTGGCAATTTTAGCGGCTGCTAGCACGGTATTTTTACTAAAGGAAAAAGAACGCTCCACTGTACCCCTTGTTAAAACAGAAGTTCCCGATGTAGCCCCCGGCACCAATAAAGCCGTATTGACCCTCGCCAATGGTTCCACTTTAACGCTGGACAGTGCTGGCAACCAGGTGATCAAACAGGGCGCTACCGTAGTACATCAGAAAAATGGTCAACTCCAATACGATACAGAGCGCAACTCCACGGCCGTAGGTTACAACATACTCACCGTACCGCGTGGAGGACAATTCCACGTGGTGCTGCCGGATGGGAGTAAAGTATGGCTGAACGCCGCATCCAGCCTTAAATACCCCACTGCTTTCACCGGGAATGAGCGCCTGGTGGAATTGCAGGGGCAGGGTTATTTTGAAGTCACTAAAAATGCAGAACAACCCTTTATTGTAAAGGTGGAAGAGATGACTGTAAAAGTACTGGGCACCAGCTTTGATGTGATGGCCTACAAAGATGAAAAAGCCATCAACACCACGCTCATAGAAGGCGCCGTAAAAGTGAACGATCAATTGCTGAAACCCGGGCAGCAGGCTTCCCTCGATAACGCCAATGGTTGTATGTACGTGTACAATAATGCAGACATTCAGCAGGTGATTGCCTGGAAGACCGGCTTCTTTGAATTTGATAACGCTAAGCTGGCAGACATTATGCGCCAGGTTTCCCGCTGGTACGACATTGACATTACATACAACGCGAATACAGAACCAAAACTATTCGGTGGGCGGATCAGCAGAAACCTGCCCCTTTCCGAAATATTACATATGCTCGAAGCTAACGGAGCAAAGTTCAACATGAAAGGAAGAAGTTTATCAATAGAATAAATCCACGTATAACCTAAATCTAATCGTTATGAAAAAAACTACTACAAGTTAATGTAAAGGCATGCCCATAAAAAAACCGGAAGCGCTTGCAACACCTCCGGCAACGTCTGGGTATCCCTAATCGTCCCGTTAAGAACTGATATTTCGTAATTCCCAAACAATGCAAAAGTATGAAATTAAACTTTAGTGGCGGAGCTGGCACCGCTCAAAGCCCACATGTACTTCGTAAATTCCTCGTCGTTATGAAACTTACCACCTTCCTGATGCTCGTAGCCTGTCTGCAGATCAGTGCAAAAGGCCTGAGCCAGCAGATCTCCATTAAGGAAAGGAACGCTCCCCTTAAAAGGGTGCTGAAAGAGGTAGCCCGCCAGGCCGGTATTTCCATTGTTTACGATGAAAGCCTGATGGCCCGTTCCAACCCTGTGAACATAGAACTCAAAAATGCCACGGTAAAAGAAGCTTTAGACCTTTTACTCCTGAACCAGCCCTTATCCTTTTCCATGGAAGGCCAGCGCATCACCATTCTCCAGTTAGCAGCTGATCCAAAACCTATTGCCGATACCGGTTTACTTATCACCGGCCGTATCCTGGGGGATGCCGGAGAACCTATTCCCGGCGCCACCGTAAGGATCCAGGGAACCACTTCCGGTACCACGGCAGATGCCAATGGCCAATATTCCATCCGGGTGCCCAATGCCAAAACTTCCCTGGTTTTCAGCTTTATTGGTTATGCCCCGCAAACCCTCAGGCTCAGTGGCAAAACACTCAATGTAACCCTCCAGCTTTCTGAAACCGCATTAACGGAAACCGTAGTGGTGGGATATGGTGTTCAGAAGAAAAGTGTGGTAACCGGCGCTATCTCCAGTGTTCGTGCCAAAGAACTGGAAGATATGCCCATTACCCGTTTGGAACAAGCCCTCCAGGGCCGTACTGCCGGAGTGATCATTGCCCAGAACTCAGGCCAGCCGGGTTCTGCCGCTGCTGTGAGAGTGAGAGGTACCACCTCCTTCTCCAACAACGATCCCTTATGGGTAGTGGATGGTGTGGTGGTAGACAATGGCGGTATCGGTTACCTGAACCAATACGACATTGAATCCATAGAGGTATTAAAGGACGCCGCTTCACAAGCGATCTATGGTGCCCGTGCCGCTTCCGGCGTTATCCTCGTTACCACTAAAAAAGGGAAAGCAGGAAAAGTGACCGTGAACTATAATGGGTATTACGGAACTTCTGCTCCCGCCCGCAAGCTCAAATTACTTAACGCCACTGAATATGCCACGCTCCGCAACGAAGCCGCGGCCGCCAATGGGAGTGCTTTGCCTTATGCAGACCCAAAATCCTTTGGCGTGGGAACAGACTGGCAGGCACAGATCTTCAACAACGATGCCCGCCGCCAGAACCACGAGCTGAGTGTAAGTGGTGGTAATGAAAAATCCACTTATTATACCTCTTTCGGTTACCTGAACATGGAAGGGATCGTTGCTTCAGATATCTCTAAATACCAGCGTTTCAATATCCGTATCAACTCTGTACATAAACTAACAAAATGGCTCACCTTCGGAGAGAACATCGGATATGCCTATGATAAAAGCGTAGGCCTCGGTAATACCAACAGCGAATTTGGTGGCCCTTTAAGCTCTGCTATCAACCTGGACCCTATTACACCCGTAGTAGTAACAGATCCTGCAATAGCGGCAGCTGCACCTTACAACAATGTGGGGGTAAGGAAAGATGCACTGGGCCGTCCATATGGCATCTCTTCTGCAGTAGGGCAGGAAATGACCAACCCGCTGGCCTTCATCTCAACCCGCATCGGCAACTATGGCTGGTCTCACAACGTAGTGGGCAACGTTTACCTGGAAGCTGAACCCATTAAAGGATTGAAGTTCCGTTCCACCATGGGTGCCAAGATCGCTTTCTGGGGCGGCGAAACTTTCACGCCCATTTCCTGGTTGAACTCTTCCAACATTTCCTCCCGTACTTCCTTCAACCGCAGCATGAACGAAGGGTACAACTGGAACCTGGAAAACATCGTATCCTATTCCCGTGCCATTGGCCAGCATAACTTTACCGTGCTGGCTGGTCAGGGTGCTTATATGGATAGCCGTACCCGCAACATCAACGTTACTTTCAACGATGTGCCGGCAGATAATTTCAAAGATGCTTCCCTCAACTTTAAAGTGCCGGCAGACAAACGTTTATCTGACGGGGGAGAAGGAGCCGATCACCGCGTTGCTTCTTTCTTTGGAAGAGTGAACTATAACTATAAAGAAAGATACCTCGCAGAAGGTATCATCCGCTGGGATGGTTCCACCCGTTTTGGTTCTAATAACAAGTACGGCAGATATCCTTCTTTCTCTCTGGGATGGGTGCCTTCCATGGAAACATTCTGGCCGGAAAACAAAGTGGTAGACCGCCTGAAGATCCGTGGTGGTTATGGTGTGGTAGGAAATGATAACATCGGCAACTTTGCTTATCTCTCCACCATCGGTAGCGGACGCAATTACACTTTTGGTAATAGCGGCAGCTACCAGGTAGGTTACAGTCCTAATGCCCCTGCAAACCCTGATCTGGCCTGGGAAGAAACCAGCCAAACGAGTATTGGTTTTGATGCGGACATCCTCAGGAATATCCGCCTCACTTTTGAATGGTTCAGAAAAAGGACCACGGGTATCCTCCAGAATCCCCGGATCCCTGCTTATGTAGGCGCTATCGGTAACCCTGCGGATAACATAGCTTCCATGAACAACACAGGGCTTGAACTGGAACTGGATTACCGCAACCACATCGGCGATGATTTTGAATTCAATATAGGCGGTAACGTTTCTTATGTGAAGAATGAAGTAACAGACCTGGGCCCTGGTATCAGTTACCTGGCAGGTGGCCAGACCTTCCAGACCATGGGAGCTATCACCCGTACTGCCATTGGTCAGCCACTGAACAACTTCTTTGGATACAGAACAATGGGGGTGTTCCAAACCCAGGCAGATGTAGATGCCTACATCGGAAAGGATGGAACAAAGATCCAGCCCAATGCAAAACCCGGAGACTTCCGCTGGAAAGATGGCAACGGCGATGGAAAGATCACTGAGCTGGACCGTGAATTCATGGGCACGCCCACACCTAAATGGACCTATGGTTTTACCGTAAATGCAGCCTATAAAGGATTTGATCTCGTGATCTTCGGACAAGGCGCTGCCGGCAACCAGATCTTCCAGGGCCTGCGCCGTTTGGATATCGGAAATGCCAACTGGCAGACAAAAGCATTGGAACGCTGGACCGGCCCCGGTTCTACCAATACTTATCCAAGGCTGATCACATTGGATCCCAATAAGAACTTCACCAATCCATCTGATTTCTATTTGGAAAATGGTGATTACTGGAGATTGAAAACAGTACAAATAGGTTACTCCTTACCCAAAGCATTGATCAACAGGATAGGCCTGCAGAAATTACGTGTGCACATTATGAGTGAGAACCTGCTCACCTTCACCAAATATACCGGTTACGATCCTGAGATCGGCGGAGGTGTATTGAGCATCGATCGTGGTATCTATCCACAGGCACGCTCTTTTATGGCAGGCATGAATGTTACTTTCTAATGTTTTAAAAGCTGATCAAAATGAAAAGAAGACATATTCCATACGTTATCGCTTTAACAGCAGGCTTGCAATTAATGAGCGGCTGTAATAATTTCCTCGATATCAAACCAAAGGGAACTGACCTGGAATCCAATTTTTACCGCAATGAAGATGAAGCTTTCAAAGCACTCATCGCTGTATATGATGTAGTAGGCTGGCAGGGCAATGGTTATGTAACAAGGGTAGGTACTTTTAATGCTGCTTCCGACGATCATGTGGCAGGTGGCGGCGGCCCGACTGATATCAACGACTTCCAGGTTATTTCCAATTATACCCTCACACCTGAAGTAGGCCCGCACAACGAGTTATGGCGGAAAGGTTTCTCCGGTGTGTTCCGCGCAAACGTGATCCTCACTAAACTGCCAAACATACCCATGGATGAAAACAAAAAGAAAAGGTTCACCGCAGAAGCAAAATTCCTGCGCGCCTATTTCTATTTTGATCTCGTGCGTATGTTCAAGAACGTACCGCTCTTCACCAAACCCGTGCAGACCAGTGAAATGTACAATGTGCTGCAGGCGCCTCCGGCAGATGTTTACAAACTGGTGGAGCAGGACCTGAAAGATGCCATCGCTGAAGCGAACCTGCCCAACACAGTGCCCATAGCCACAGAAGGCGGCAGGGTTACAAAAGGAGCAGCCCATGCTTTACTGGGTAAAGTATATCTCTATCAGCAACAATGGGCAGCAGCTGTTACAGCGCTTGAAAATGTAAATGGCACAACGCCGGGGCAACTAAATGCCACCTATGGTTACAAGTTGCTGGACAATTTTGCCAATCTCTGGAAATCTGATCTTGCTTCAAAGTTCAACAGCGAATCTGTCTTTGAAATATCCTATACTTCCACTTCGGCCGGTGGCTGGGGCTGCGTATCCTGCACGGAAGGAAATGTACTCAACATCATGGTAGGCCCGAGAGGATATAAAACCCTTACAGCCGCTGCGCCGGATTATGCTTCCGGCTGGAGCTTCCTGCCCGTCACCACTTCTCTTTTTGATGCCATCCATTTTGACCCGCGTTATAAATCCACTGTTGCTAACCTGGACAGCCTGGAGAAGAACAACATAGCGACGTATGAAAAAGGTTATATGAACACCGGTTACTTCCTCGAAAAACTGGCAGGCAGGTTATCCAACAAAACCACCGGCGGTGGCGCAGTAGAATTGAACTATCCGCAGAATATCTATGATATCCGCTTAGCAGATACTTACCTGATGGAAGCAGAAGCACGCGTGCGTGGAGGAGAAAGTGGTGCAAGCGGCACCCGCTCCTATGCATTGCTGAATGCGGTGCGCGCACGTGTGGGATTAGGTCCCATCCTCGCTACCATCGATAATATCTTTGATGAAAGAAGACTGGAACTCGCCGGAGAAGGGCATCGCTGGTTT includes the following:
- a CDS encoding LLM class flavin-dependent oxidoreductase, with amino-acid sequence MEKIRLSILDQSHVRLGSTTTNAMQETLALAKLADELGYYRYWVSEHHNIANIAGSTPEVLLGFLGGQTKQIRLGAAGIMLPNHSALKVAENFRMLEALFPGRVDLGIGRAPGGDRVTARLLNPMNSFSEAEFVQQIMDLQHFLTDKHQQVKAMPKAETVPPLWMLTSSGGSASLAAHFGSALSFAQFINPTGGPEVVAQYRKHFKPSATLKAPEANFGIFAFCSEDEEAVERWQTVFDYRILHIERGRDTPLPSYEEIADMEYMPEEQLRINYNRGRMISGTPKRMRQQIETLCAQYGVNEVVLCTISENAEERITSFKLLAKEFGI
- a CDS encoding RNA polymerase sigma factor, with protein sequence MDRELVIRMKQGDETAFTAIYRQLHPSLYVYMLRFCKMPSLAEDLVHDVFLRIWEIRDRINPDLPFMGYLYRIARNHTFKTLQKLATDRTLREQLLNHIAAQESEQPEQLVKAKEYDRLFHEALNHMPPQRLNVFRLCRQEGRTYDEAAAILGISRNAVKKHMVLSMRFIHDYVFRYGDVMMALYVSGKIIF
- a CDS encoding glycosyl hydrolase family 95 catalytic domain-containing protein; amino-acid sequence: MKISRLLLGLCFITQAAAQTPGNYSFVYTSAPQNVPTAKVPDAPLAGNGDIGLTFGGTPDHMKLYFGKNDFWRAYPVYPGGGIAFPGGLDIRIKALSNASYYAEQIPTKGSIHAVFAKDDLKVEVNTLVTAMHNTVITEITANRTCKVELDLWAPEGNTAVVKKGPGWVSRSFSNTPLLEWPSEVTLRMKVYGDQTLQPGKKLTITVTFNKTPEENIAEMKAAHQQWWDKFWQRSSIQINDTMLEKYYTNSQYLFAASSRPGKYAPGIWGPFITKDSSAWGGDYHLNYNYQAPYWAAFSSNYIDLTDNYDQPLLDYMEKGRWHAKDLLNIRGIYFPVGIGPGGLCTTLWPLTPDEMEARYGTRENTIDHGYKFLGQKINAVFGAANMLMRFYSTYDEQYAEKVYPYLLACADFWEDYLKFENGRYVIENDHYGEVMPNLKNKGQWRHMLGDYNSTLSLGLVKMLFKGMINVSTYLHKDAARQAKWQHILTHLSPFPTQEVDGRVRLKSVEKSPSPWHSGAMGLARVSIHGLILPGEVCGPVTDSAFNAILLSDVSHWKDKMQEPGSWGNTFGNGIETCFPAAVRVGYDADEIIKQLKARIYAQSNRNGWITAAGGGTETLSAVPLTINEMLLQSYEGRVRIFPNWNHKKDAKFNNLRAYGAFVISSSLKDGRVEYVKLQSEKGRDCEMENPWPGKAVKLTRNNKPASSTLTGRTFTFKTSKNESIELSPLE
- a CDS encoding SusC/RagA family TonB-linked outer membrane protein, with the protein product MKLNFSGGAGTAQSPHVLRKFLVVMKLTTFLMLVACLQISAKGLSQQISIKERNAPLKRVLKEVARQAGISIVYDESLMARSNPVNIELKNATVKEALDLLLLNQPLSFSMEGQRITILQLAADPKPIADTGLLITGRILGDAGEPIPGATVRIQGTTSGTTADANGQYSIRVPNAKTSLVFSFIGYAPQTLRLSGKTLNVTLQLSETALTETVVVGYGVQKKSVVTGAISSVRAKELEDMPITRLEQALQGRTAGVIIAQNSGQPGSAAAVRVRGTTSFSNNDPLWVVDGVVVDNGGIGYLNQYDIESIEVLKDAASQAIYGARAASGVILVTTKKGKAGKVTVNYNGYYGTSAPARKLKLLNATEYATLRNEAAAANGSALPYADPKSFGVGTDWQAQIFNNDARRQNHELSVSGGNEKSTYYTSFGYLNMEGIVASDISKYQRFNIRINSVHKLTKWLTFGENIGYAYDKSVGLGNTNSEFGGPLSSAINLDPITPVVVTDPAIAAAAPYNNVGVRKDALGRPYGISSAVGQEMTNPLAFISTRIGNYGWSHNVVGNVYLEAEPIKGLKFRSTMGAKIAFWGGETFTPISWLNSSNISSRTSFNRSMNEGYNWNLENIVSYSRAIGQHNFTVLAGQGAYMDSRTRNINVTFNDVPADNFKDASLNFKVPADKRLSDGGEGADHRVASFFGRVNYNYKERYLAEGIIRWDGSTRFGSNNKYGRYPSFSLGWVPSMETFWPENKVVDRLKIRGGYGVVGNDNIGNFAYLSTIGSGRNYTFGNSGSYQVGYSPNAPANPDLAWEETSQTSIGFDADILRNIRLTFEWFRKRTTGILQNPRIPAYVGAIGNPADNIASMNNTGLELELDYRNHIGDDFEFNIGGNVSYVKNEVTDLGPGISYLAGGQTFQTMGAITRTAIGQPLNNFFGYRTMGVFQTQADVDAYIGKDGTKIQPNAKPGDFRWKDGNGDGKITELDREFMGTPTPKWTYGFTVNAAYKGFDLVIFGQGAAGNQIFQGLRRLDIGNANWQTKALERWTGPGSTNTYPRLITLDPNKNFTNPSDFYLENGDYWRLKTVQIGYSLPKALINRIGLQKLRVHIMSENLLTFTKYTGYDPEIGGGVLSIDRGIYPQARSFMAGMNVTF
- a CDS encoding FecR family protein — encoded protein: MPQQEEDLLQRYLEGKCTPEEVLTLMQWLEGTDAHRSLLRRMQSEFQRTMAEQHQISPVQSDRIEARLLQDISTVKIVRMKIYRRWIAAAAIVAILAAASTVFLLKEKERSTVPLVKTEVPDVAPGTNKAVLTLANGSTLTLDSAGNQVIKQGATVVHQKNGQLQYDTERNSTAVGYNILTVPRGGQFHVVLPDGSKVWLNAASSLKYPTAFTGNERLVELQGQGYFEVTKNAEQPFIVKVEEMTVKVLGTSFDVMAYKDEKAINTTLIEGAVKVNDQLLKPGQQASLDNANGCMYVYNNADIQQVIAWKTGFFEFDNAKLADIMRQVSRWYDIDITYNANTEPKLFGGRISRNLPLSEILHMLEANGAKFNMKGRSLSIE
- a CDS encoding DUF4349 domain-containing protein — its product is MRSSSIYWVAIPMLTLFACEQARYNEAKDEIAAAADTTNLLSPSRKRIKTADIHCRVQDVTAATIKLEKLVTSVDGIVVESVLRNDAQEQHEYSYSADSIKQVQLYTPVSTLTLRVPVAHLDSVFNIITAMAGYIDQRTLRDSDVTLQYLSNELKNDAAVQDERETTHTKKDSELEVRKYNEQKKTAFIEREIANMAIVEDVAYSTINVQLFQPQVADVQIVLNPASITRAGFGTETATAFRTGVNVTRSIFIFFFQLWPLWIIAILLWFGYKRLLFKRA